In one window of Bacteriovorax sp. BAL6_X DNA:
- a CDS encoding response regulator, producing MSKKVLVADDSQTIQKVINITFANQDFEIVSALDESELFSKSDDFDLILLDFGLSDDGYKLGEETRKKFPTTPVLAMLGTFDIVDENKLRASGYSDKVVKPFETEKFISLCNELIESGVPDMDTSNESFEDGQEDFESNDQETEDNFSGWDVDSSIAQSEEDKTQEFDLSANNTFDGDSEDLDNNLQSELDGWGFDPTNLKGSDVTKEFDSFPPVIDGLPEDKQDDVSSVLDVSNYFGNLDDDLGDDFDLTEPEQEESEEITFEASAEDDQDFEEISDENLWDADEESTEMFSSPEEDEHEINLSSVTQMNDDFSFGSSATASINTSASAAPATSAPPVDVEELKAELRNEVAPIIEKYAREYCEQNIEKIIWEIVPDLAENLIKKELKNISKQVLTSISE from the coding sequence ATGAGTAAAAAGGTATTAGTTGCTGACGATAGTCAGACAATCCAAAAAGTAATAAATATTACATTCGCAAATCAAGATTTTGAAATTGTTTCAGCTCTTGATGAGTCAGAATTATTTTCTAAAAGTGATGACTTCGATCTTATTCTTCTTGATTTTGGCCTATCTGATGATGGCTATAAATTAGGAGAAGAGACTCGTAAGAAATTTCCTACAACACCTGTGTTAGCGATGCTTGGTACATTTGATATCGTAGATGAGAATAAGTTACGCGCTAGTGGATATTCAGATAAGGTTGTTAAGCCATTTGAAACGGAGAAATTTATTTCTCTATGTAATGAGCTAATCGAAAGTGGTGTGCCAGATATGGATACATCAAACGAATCTTTTGAAGATGGTCAAGAAGACTTTGAGAGTAATGATCAAGAAACAGAAGATAACTTTTCTGGCTGGGATGTTGATAGCTCAATTGCCCAATCTGAAGAAGATAAAACACAAGAGTTTGATCTTTCAGCAAATAATACATTCGATGGTGACTCTGAGGATTTAGATAATAATTTACAGTCTGAATTAGATGGTTGGGGCTTTGATCCTACAAATCTTAAAGGAAGTGATGTAACGAAAGAATTTGATTCATTTCCACCTGTTATTGATGGTCTTCCTGAGGATAAACAAGATGATGTTTCTTCTGTGTTGGATGTAAGCAATTACTTTGGAAACTTGGATGATGATTTAGGGGATGACTTTGACCTTACAGAACCTGAGCAAGAGGAATCTGAAGAAATAACTTTTGAAGCTTCGGCCGAAGATGATCAAGACTTTGAAGAAATTTCTGATGAAAACCTATGGGATGCAGATGAAGAGTCTACAGAGATGTTTTCATCTCCTGAAGAAGATGAGCACGAAATCAATCTTTCGTCAGTTACACAAATGAATGATGATTTTTCATTTGGTTCGTCGGCGACTGCATCAATCAATACTTCAGCTTCAGCAGCTCCTGCTACTTCGGCACCACCCGTAGACGTTGAAGAGCTTAAAGCTGAGCTAAGAAACGAAGTTGCACCAATTATTGAAAAATATGCTCGTGAATATTGTGAGCAAAATATTGAAAAAATTATTTGGGAAATCGTTCCTGATCTTGCGGAAAATCTTATTAAGAAAGAACTTAAAAATATTAGTAAGCAAGTCTTAACTTCAATTTCAGAATAG
- a CDS encoding biotin--[acetyl-CoA-carboxylase] ligase yields MRKSMKHLHFEEIPSTQSIAIEEAHNYDQLLVSAKSQTSARGRRHNKWEDLQHSLCFSCKLKPQGKPTLLALEVAVILSNYFNDHKLLLKWPNDIFNEDSQKIMGILVNKDDDNYIVGIGINYGGLPHEKYGVLKPGKELKDIDFKEIPLEIYSYILNNRLTEEEIINQWNKRCYHLNKEVKIIDEDSVIEGTFKGIGSFGEALIEVREQIEKAYTGSLIIK; encoded by the coding sequence ATGAGAAAATCTATGAAACACCTACATTTTGAAGAAATTCCATCGACTCAATCAATTGCCATTGAAGAAGCGCACAATTATGACCAACTACTTGTCAGCGCGAAATCCCAAACTTCAGCAAGAGGTCGTCGGCACAATAAATGGGAAGATCTTCAACATAGCCTTTGCTTCTCTTGTAAATTAAAGCCACAGGGAAAACCTACTTTATTAGCACTAGAAGTTGCTGTAATACTTAGTAATTATTTTAATGATCACAAGCTACTTCTTAAATGGCCAAATGATATCTTCAATGAAGATAGTCAAAAAATTATGGGGATCTTAGTTAATAAAGATGATGATAACTATATCGTTGGTATAGGAATTAACTATGGAGGACTACCTCATGAAAAGTATGGGGTATTAAAACCTGGGAAAGAGCTAAAGGATATCGATTTTAAAGAGATACCACTTGAAATCTATAGTTACATTTTAAACAATAGGCTTACAGAAGAAGAGATTATCAATCAATGGAATAAAAGATGTTACCATCTAAACAAAGAAGTGAAAATTATTGACGAAGACTCAGTAATAGAAGGTACTTTCAAAGGTATAGGCAGCTTTGGAGAAGCACTTATCGAAGTGCGAGAACAAATAGAGAAAGCCTATACAGGCTCTCTCATTATTAAATAA
- the rph gene encoding ribonuclease PH, with translation MSLIERSTPREVKFSININPYAAGSVLAEFGNTKVHITASIEESVPRWMKGSGKGWVTAEYSMLPSSTHTRSRRERSKIGGRTQEIQRLIGRSLRAVVDLEKLGERMITLDCDVMVADGGTRTTSISGSFIALELAIQSLIANGELSESPIIEPLAAISCGINDEGKIIADLNYEEDSSCHTDMNIVMTESGKFIEVQGTAEGQAFSREQMDALMDCAAESLKVVFEKQKEALGQ, from the coding sequence ATGTCACTTATCGAACGTTCTACTCCAAGAGAAGTTAAATTTTCTATTAATATTAATCCTTATGCAGCAGGTTCTGTTCTAGCTGAGTTTGGTAATACTAAGGTTCATATTACTGCATCAATTGAAGAAAGTGTTCCTAGATGGATGAAAGGAAGTGGAAAAGGATGGGTAACGGCCGAATATTCAATGTTACCAAGTTCAACTCATACAAGATCAAGAAGAGAACGTTCTAAAATTGGTGGCCGTACGCAAGAAATTCAACGCCTGATTGGAAGAAGCTTAAGAGCAGTTGTTGATCTTGAAAAATTAGGTGAGCGCATGATCACTCTTGACTGTGATGTTATGGTTGCAGACGGTGGAACGAGAACAACTTCGATCTCTGGAAGTTTTATTGCACTAGAACTTGCTATTCAAAGTTTAATCGCAAATGGTGAGCTTTCAGAGAGCCCTATTATAGAGCCTCTAGCGGCTATCAGCTGTGGTATCAATGATGAAGGTAAAATTATTGCCGATTTAAATTACGAAGAAGATTCAAGCTGCCACACAGATATGAATATTGTCATGACTGAATCTGGAAAATTCATTGAAGTACAAGGAACAGCTGAAGGGCAGGCTTTTTCAAGAGAGCAAATGGATGCGCTAATGGATTGTGCGGCGGAGTCTTTAAAGGTTGTTTTTGAAAAACAAAAAGAAGCATTAGGCCAATAA
- the rdgB gene encoding RdgB/HAM1 family non-canonical purine NTP pyrophosphatase, with protein MKEFILATGNAHKADEFAVLFKETNITIKAAAAKLDVVEDGNTFQENALKKAQAYYDEFKIPVVADDSGITVEALPQELGIYSARFGGEDLTDRQRAELLLEKLKDEQNRNAYFTCVLCFYLSPEEIYFFEGRMEGEISNSYIGEGGFGYDPVFCPKAFPDQTVAQLEKWKNENSHRAKAVSAAIKFFQEL; from the coding sequence ATGAAAGAATTTATCTTAGCTACTGGAAACGCCCATAAGGCAGACGAGTTTGCTGTTTTATTTAAAGAAACTAATATTACAATTAAGGCAGCAGCTGCAAAATTAGATGTTGTTGAAGATGGAAATACTTTTCAAGAGAATGCTCTCAAGAAAGCACAAGCTTACTATGATGAGTTTAAAATTCCTGTCGTTGCCGATGATTCAGGGATAACAGTAGAAGCTCTTCCTCAAGAGTTGGGAATCTATTCTGCACGTTTTGGTGGAGAAGACCTGACCGATCGACAAAGGGCCGAGTTATTGCTTGAGAAATTAAAAGATGAACAAAACCGTAATGCTTACTTTACTTGTGTCTTATGTTTTTATTTATCTCCTGAGGAAATATATTTTTTTGAGGGGCGAATGGAAGGTGAGATTTCAAATAGTTACATTGGTGAAGGTGGCTTCGGTTATGACCCTGTATTTTGCCCAAAAGCCTTTCCTGATCAAACTGTAGCGCAATTAGAAAAGTGGAAGAATGAAAACTCTCACAGGGCCAAGGCCGTATCAGCTGCTATAAAGTTTTTTCAAGAACTTTAA
- a CDS encoding Lrp/AsnC family transcriptional regulator produces the protein MKKLDTIDERILQVLENEGRISNSDLAEIVGLSPSACLRRVQELEKSKIITGYRARINRAKLGTSFTAYITVGLSVHTKKSQKDFEMAIAESPEVIECHNVTGSFEYILRIETTDLVSYKTFHTEVLGTLPQVNSISTYVVLESPKDLRK, from the coding sequence ATGAAGAAACTAGACACTATTGACGAAAGAATATTGCAAGTATTAGAAAATGAAGGAAGAATCAGTAATTCAGATTTAGCTGAGATTGTTGGTCTTTCACCTTCGGCATGCCTTAGGCGAGTGCAAGAGCTTGAGAAGTCAAAGATCATCACGGGTTATCGCGCAAGAATTAACCGTGCCAAACTTGGAACAAGCTTTACTGCCTATATAACTGTTGGTCTCTCGGTTCACACAAAGAAATCACAAAAAGATTTTGAAATGGCCATTGCTGAATCACCAGAAGTCATCGAATGCCACAACGTAACAGGAAGCTTTGAATATATTTTAAGAATTGAGACAACTGACCTTGTTTCTTATAAGACCTTTCACACAGAAGTTCTAGGAACACTACCACAAGTAAATTCAATATCTACATACGTTGTACTTGAGTCACCGAAAGATTTAAGAAAATAG
- a CDS encoding LysE family translocator, with protein MSTTNLYPLLAFAFVSAITPGPNNILLMSSGANHGFRKTIPHMLGVYFGFIFMIAVIGFGVADIFETYPGIQKIMQMACGTYLALLAFKIAFSSFAKDEAQIKKPMSFIEAAMFQWINPKAWTMALSAVAIYTNGNTLGVVAVILAYSFVDIPAIFVWVFAGLRLKSFLEKGYRLAIFNIVLAVLLLGSLFPVLVLK; from the coding sequence ATGAGCACGACAAATCTTTATCCACTTTTAGCATTTGCCTTTGTTTCCGCTATTACGCCGGGGCCAAATAATATTCTCTTGATGTCTTCTGGGGCCAATCACGGTTTTAGAAAAACCATCCCTCATATGCTTGGGGTTTATTTTGGTTTTATCTTTATGATCGCGGTCATTGGTTTTGGAGTTGCTGATATTTTTGAAACTTACCCAGGAATTCAAAAAATTATGCAAATGGCATGTGGGACCTACTTAGCATTATTAGCTTTTAAAATTGCATTTAGTTCTTTTGCTAAAGATGAAGCACAAATAAAAAAACCTATGTCGTTCATTGAAGCGGCAATGTTTCAATGGATTAATCCAAAGGCTTGGACGATGGCCCTTTCAGCAGTGGCCATTTATACAAATGGAAATACATTAGGAGTTGTTGCAGTCATTCTTGCCTATAGCTTTGTTGATATTCCTGCGATCTTTGTTTGGGTATTTGCTGGATTGAGGCTTAAGTCTTTTCTTGAAAAAGGATATCGTTTGGCCATTTTTAATATTGTTTTGGCCGTACTTTTACTTGGTTCTCTTTTTCCAGTCTTAGTTTTGAAATAA
- a CDS encoding HD-GYP domain-containing protein, giving the protein MDTNSKTVYFTIDFHLVAREKPLLYNIYINSSTVKGKDHYVKIVRPGEILNDGDIEGFKKYQRIHVLESERGLYLKSLAEDDNIESIDKVSVIKDSAVKHLDDIFNPGKEFNTEILGEALDGCHDSMKAMVDVIKDYDINSLKKLIGDLSFHDFYTYDHSINVSMYSVLIYKQLKPNASEADLVAIGLGGLLHDLGKTKISTEILNKTGNLTDEEFAEIKKHPEIGVELFREANPEFPGLKKETIEKVIVEHHENIDGSGYPKGIKGEDHHIFSKVVSIADFFDAITTKRSYSQALPIEDALEIMKRTVGKKIDSDIFDFFVKKVSKVLLTGKTMIELPVDFNTEVAHAKLPVQKVQPKKLGENFTKASDNPNKITK; this is encoded by the coding sequence ATGGATACCAACTCAAAAACAGTTTATTTTACGATCGACTTTCATCTCGTAGCACGTGAAAAGCCGCTTCTATACAACATCTATATCAACTCCTCCACCGTCAAAGGAAAGGATCACTACGTAAAAATAGTGCGCCCCGGAGAAATACTTAATGATGGAGATATTGAGGGATTTAAAAAATATCAGAGGATCCATGTTCTTGAATCAGAGCGTGGGCTCTATCTAAAATCCCTGGCCGAAGATGATAACATAGAATCTATTGATAAGGTTTCTGTTATTAAAGACTCAGCAGTCAAACACCTAGACGATATTTTTAATCCGGGGAAAGAATTCAACACGGAGATTCTTGGAGAAGCACTAGATGGTTGCCATGACTCAATGAAGGCCATGGTCGATGTAATTAAAGATTACGATATCAATAGTCTAAAAAAACTTATTGGAGATTTATCTTTTCACGACTTCTACACTTACGACCACTCAATTAATGTCAGTATGTACAGTGTTCTTATTTACAAACAACTAAAGCCTAATGCCAGCGAAGCAGACCTTGTTGCAATTGGACTTGGTGGACTTCTGCATGACCTTGGTAAGACAAAAATTTCCACAGAAATTTTAAACAAGACAGGTAATCTTACAGATGAAGAATTTGCAGAAATAAAAAAACACCCAGAAATTGGTGTTGAATTATTCAGAGAGGCAAATCCTGAGTTTCCAGGCCTAAAGAAAGAAACTATTGAAAAAGTAATAGTCGAACATCATGAGAATATTGATGGGTCAGGATATCCAAAAGGAATCAAGGGAGAAGATCATCATATATTTTCAAAAGTTGTTTCTATTGCAGATTTTTTTGATGCAATTACAACAAAACGATCTTACTCTCAAGCGCTTCCTATTGAAGATGCTCTAGAGATAATGAAAAGAACCGTTGGAAAAAAGATAGATTCAGATATTTTTGATTTCTTTGTAAAGAAAGTTTCAAAGGTTCTCCTTACAGGTAAAACAATGATTGAACTTCCTGTAGACTTCAACACAGAAGTTGCTCATGCTAAGCTACCTGTTCAAAAAGTCCAACCTAAAAAGCTTGGTGAAAACTTTACCAAAGCTTCAGATAATCCAAATAAAATAACAAAATAA
- the smc gene encoding chromosome segregation protein SMC, translated as MQLKRLIIQGFKSFKDRTIINFDDGITGIVGPNGCGKSNIVDALFWIMGEQSAKHLRGNSMKDLIFAGSSKYNPAAWAEATLVLENTNGKHIHIGGKVANPSEIQLTRKLYRNGDTEYRINGEPARLKDIQEVFMDTGAGAKSYSIIAQGEINRLVQAKPVERRTMIEEVAGITKFKVRKKESMRKIEATEQNLNRLNDLTIEIEKNLKSLQKQAEKAERARTLKDRIKRTEISVVAHKVFEDLRELRDGSTELLEKKSNLEEWSMKKDSLEISLEEERFEREEKTARIDESQKERNEVSNKLAAAEERLNALCKSLTDKEEQLEQRQKEIDELAQEIEERLLKKEEIETEINDVITSSKEDYDYEEASERLETLKSELEDRQAQISELEEELSIKKEELVKMDQQAFQNNSKLEEYAATLQDLATEIEAIEKQYSGVSSELAKERDDVMAAKNLVEELSESELTLKETVSELTQKDRDLESELKNLTKEQITKQSRLSSLKEIRSSLEGAKEGVSKFLSEVDSDKYTVLGNIIKCDDKYTKAVTALLGEFLESLVTSESDLSLLKNWVTENDENALEILLADKSADIISAEARERIQVKLGSELITLSDIIELPEEYKAKLTPYLSSLFIVETLDVDKVVSLESSISFGGISDISGNIQVRNRQNATVLHVKGSGEQGQSAIERNNTIETLENELVSINEKVTNLEEEVAASNELLRNKISELEDSRLSLSESRADYAAKNSALESKLASMESGNTRLEILKNRKDETSKLRLAILEKEESFNKDKSEVEEFIADISERVQDLRDSYNEMNEVYEADREVYVSKQVEAKTFEQRVTSLRSQSEDIEKQIEKQNLRKESNTELITKLEGELENMQVEIEELEISNNEKADILASKDEVLSIMKDEFSELLLAMQEREDQVKELSKNINKADKEIAEKEVRLERCLNEEEENVRNIFEKYRVDLRESIGRYLEYTEVDFEKLNDVSTMYFMETESGPKEVEKESYEFVRKYGQDLKDQGFKLKNYKSEFGRLGEINWQAIEDYDRQKLRYDFLKVQEVELRKSLEDLQNAINHIDEKSKERFKVAFEEVDTRFRKVFPIIFGGGEARLEIVGDIDDAECGVDIIAKPPGKKMQNINLMSGGEKAMTAVSLIFSIFLVKPSPFCLLDEVDAPLDDANVGRFNELLREMSAESQFILITHNKKTMELNDTLYGVTMQEPGVSKAVSVQLQ; from the coding sequence GTGCAACTGAAAAGACTAATTATCCAGGGCTTTAAATCCTTTAAAGATCGTACAATTATTAACTTTGACGATGGTATTACGGGGATTGTTGGGCCAAACGGATGCGGTAAATCGAATATTGTTGATGCCTTATTTTGGATTATGGGTGAGCAGTCAGCTAAACACCTAAGAGGTAACTCGATGAAGGACCTTATCTTTGCAGGTTCTTCTAAATACAATCCTGCTGCATGGGCCGAAGCAACACTCGTTCTTGAAAATACAAATGGAAAGCATATTCATATAGGTGGAAAAGTTGCTAACCCTTCTGAGATTCAATTAACAAGAAAATTATATAGAAATGGTGATACAGAATATCGTATCAATGGTGAGCCAGCTCGTCTGAAAGATATCCAAGAAGTATTTATGGATACGGGAGCTGGTGCAAAATCATATTCAATTATCGCACAAGGTGAGATCAACAGACTTGTTCAAGCGAAGCCAGTTGAGCGTCGTACAATGATTGAAGAGGTTGCAGGTATTACGAAATTTAAAGTTCGTAAGAAAGAATCGATGAGAAAGATTGAGGCCACAGAACAAAACCTTAATCGTCTAAACGATCTGACAATTGAAATTGAAAAGAATTTAAAGTCTTTACAAAAACAAGCAGAGAAAGCTGAGAGAGCTCGAACGCTTAAAGATAGAATTAAGCGCACCGAAATCTCTGTTGTTGCACATAAAGTATTTGAAGATCTTCGTGAACTTCGCGATGGAAGTACAGAGCTACTTGAAAAGAAATCTAATCTTGAAGAGTGGAGCATGAAGAAAGACTCTCTCGAAATCTCTCTTGAAGAAGAGCGCTTTGAAAGAGAAGAGAAAACTGCAAGAATCGATGAGTCTCAAAAAGAAAGAAATGAAGTATCAAATAAGTTAGCTGCTGCTGAAGAAAGACTAAATGCACTTTGTAAGTCTTTAACTGATAAAGAAGAGCAACTAGAGCAAAGACAGAAAGAAATTGATGAGCTTGCTCAAGAGATCGAAGAGAGACTTCTTAAAAAAGAAGAAATTGAAACTGAGATCAACGATGTAATCACTTCTTCAAAAGAAGATTATGACTATGAAGAGGCAAGTGAGAGACTAGAGACGCTTAAGTCTGAGTTAGAAGATAGACAGGCCCAAATTAGTGAGCTTGAAGAAGAATTATCAATTAAGAAAGAAGAGCTTGTAAAAATGGATCAACAAGCTTTTCAAAATAACTCTAAACTTGAAGAATATGCTGCAACTCTTCAAGACCTTGCAACGGAAATTGAAGCAATTGAGAAACAATACTCAGGTGTTTCAAGTGAACTTGCAAAGGAAAGAGATGATGTTATGGCCGCTAAGAATTTAGTGGAAGAATTATCAGAATCTGAATTAACTCTTAAGGAGACTGTAAGCGAGCTCACACAAAAAGATCGTGATCTTGAATCTGAACTTAAGAACCTAACAAAAGAACAAATCACTAAGCAATCAAGACTTTCTTCTCTAAAAGAAATACGCTCATCTCTTGAAGGTGCTAAAGAAGGTGTTTCTAAATTTCTAAGTGAAGTAGACTCTGATAAGTACACAGTTCTAGGTAATATTATCAAGTGTGATGACAAGTATACTAAAGCTGTAACAGCTCTTTTAGGAGAGTTTCTAGAATCTCTTGTTACTTCAGAAAGTGATTTATCACTTCTTAAAAATTGGGTAACTGAAAATGATGAAAATGCTCTTGAAATCTTACTAGCTGATAAGTCTGCAGATATTATCTCTGCTGAAGCTCGTGAGAGAATTCAAGTTAAGCTTGGTTCAGAGCTAATTACTCTAAGTGATATCATTGAGCTTCCAGAAGAATATAAAGCTAAGCTTACTCCATACTTATCGAGTCTATTTATTGTTGAGACTCTTGATGTTGATAAGGTTGTTTCACTAGAGAGCTCAATCTCATTTGGTGGAATTTCAGATATTAGTGGAAATATTCAAGTGCGCAATCGTCAAAATGCAACAGTCCTTCATGTAAAAGGATCTGGCGAGCAGGGGCAGAGTGCAATTGAGAGAAATAATACAATTGAGACACTTGAAAATGAATTAGTAAGCATTAATGAAAAAGTCACAAATCTTGAAGAAGAGGTTGCTGCTTCAAATGAATTACTAAGAAATAAAATTTCTGAACTTGAAGATTCTCGTCTTTCTCTAAGCGAATCTCGTGCTGATTATGCAGCTAAGAACTCTGCTCTTGAGTCAAAGCTTGCTTCAATGGAGTCGGGGAATACGAGACTTGAGATTTTAAAGAATCGTAAAGATGAAACTTCAAAGTTAAGATTGGCCATTTTAGAGAAAGAGGAGTCTTTCAATAAAGATAAGTCTGAAGTTGAAGAGTTTATTGCTGATATTAGTGAAAGAGTTCAAGACCTACGCGATAGCTATAATGAAATGAATGAAGTTTATGAAGCTGATCGTGAAGTATATGTATCAAAACAAGTTGAAGCAAAAACTTTTGAACAACGAGTGACTTCGCTGCGCTCTCAATCTGAAGATATTGAAAAGCAAATTGAAAAGCAAAACCTTCGTAAAGAATCAAACACTGAGCTTATCACAAAGTTAGAAGGTGAGCTTGAGAATATGCAAGTTGAAATCGAAGAGCTTGAAATTTCAAATAATGAAAAAGCTGATATCCTAGCAAGTAAAGATGAAGTTCTAAGTATTATGAAGGATGAGTTCTCTGAGCTTCTACTTGCGATGCAAGAAAGAGAAGATCAGGTTAAGGAGCTATCTAAGAATATTAATAAGGCAGATAAAGAAATTGCTGAAAAAGAAGTGCGTCTTGAAAGATGCCTAAACGAAGAAGAAGAAAACGTTCGTAATATCTTTGAGAAGTATCGTGTTGATCTTCGAGAATCAATTGGACGCTACCTTGAATACACTGAAGTAGACTTTGAAAAGCTTAATGATGTTTCAACAATGTACTTTATGGAAACTGAAAGTGGTCCAAAAGAAGTTGAAAAAGAATCATATGAATTTGTTCGTAAGTATGGGCAAGACCTTAAGGATCAAGGCTTTAAACTTAAGAATTATAAATCTGAATTCGGCCGTCTCGGTGAAATTAACTGGCAAGCGATTGAAGACTACGATAGACAAAAACTTCGTTATGATTTCTTAAAGGTTCAAGAAGTAGAACTGAGAAAGTCTTTAGAAGATCTTCAAAATGCAATCAATCACATCGATGAAAAATCTAAAGAAAGATTTAAAGTTGCTTTTGAAGAAGTTGATACGAGATTTAGAAAAGTTTTTCCAATTATTTTTGGTGGAGGGGAAGCTCGTCTTGAAATCGTTGGTGATATTGATGATGCTGAATGTGGTGTTGATATTATCGCTAAGCCGCCAGGGAAGAAAATGCAGAATATTAATCTAATGTCTGGTGGTGAAAAGGCCATGACTGCGGTTTCTCTAATCTTCTCGATTTTCCTCGTTAAACCATCACCATTCTGTTTACTAGATGAGGTTGATGCTCCTCTTGATGATGCCAATGTTGGACGTTTTAATGAACTACTTCGTGAAATGAGTGCTGAATCACAATTCATTCTTATTACTCACAATAAGAAAACAATGGAGCTAAATGATACACTTTATGGTGTAACAATGCAGGAGCCTGGTGTTTCGAAGGCAGTTTCGGTACAATTACAGTAA
- a CDS encoding outer membrane lipoprotein carrier protein LolA yields the protein MKKLIPLLIISNMALGFVPRSFSTQYKQIVKNQLTGTPKESTGKFDYEYPGKLRLEQKGSDALVYVTNEKTTWIKRDGFMPGDPAEVIIHKGSDKGLSNFFDLLKSGLKSNKNYKVKDGANYSVLIFTESSVKSTGVVETKLTFKGKKEFSNITSIDINYADGKVVKLVLSNVKNESFKAKHFILNVPKNANVSYQ from the coding sequence ATGAAAAAACTAATACCACTTTTAATTATTTCTAATATGGCCTTGGGATTTGTCCCAAGGTCTTTTTCGACTCAATATAAGCAAATTGTAAAAAACCAGCTGACAGGAACTCCAAAAGAGTCGACAGGGAAGTTTGATTACGAGTATCCTGGTAAGCTTAGGCTTGAACAAAAAGGATCAGACGCACTTGTTTATGTGACAAATGAGAAAACAACTTGGATCAAAAGAGATGGGTTTATGCCAGGAGATCCAGCAGAAGTAATTATTCATAAGGGTAGTGATAAAGGGCTTTCTAACTTCTTTGATCTTTTAAAGAGTGGACTTAAGTCAAATAAGAATTATAAAGTTAAAGATGGTGCAAACTATAGTGTTCTTATCTTTACGGAGTCTTCAGTAAAGTCGACTGGAGTTGTTGAAACAAAATTAACTTTTAAGGGAAAGAAAGAGTTCTCTAATATAACTTCAATTGATATTAATTACGCTGATGGAAAAGTTGTTAAGCTTGTACTTAGCAACGTTAAAAACGAAAGCTTTAAGGCAAAGCACTTCATCCTTAACGTTCCTAAGAATGCTAATGTGTCATATCAATAA